The following are encoded together in the Paraburkholderia sp. BL10I2N1 genome:
- a CDS encoding LacI family DNA-binding transcriptional regulator, with the protein MPNHKPTAAASPDAPEVATPAKRMRGGPKGLRITDVAAQAGVAPITVSRVFNSPETVAPETLERVRQVVQKLGYVPNRLAGGLSSARSRLIAAIVPTIAHSLFSETIQVFSETMSRAGYQVLLALSGYSDSSEEALLDAVLSRRPEGVLLTGVAHADSLRERLRNVGMPIVETWDMTATPIDMLVGFSHNEIGAAVAEHFLHRKVRAPGLVSANDDRALARRDGFRARLARAGIHEIAEVLVSPPSSVAAGKAALLTLIEQAPHLDAVFCGSDLLAIGVLGAAKRLGMSVPSQLSICGFGDLEFATETTPQLTTVRVDGTRIGLTAARCLLDRLAGVEKDKVTDVGFHIVERETT; encoded by the coding sequence ATGCCGAATCACAAGCCGACCGCCGCCGCCAGCCCCGATGCGCCGGAGGTGGCGACGCCCGCGAAACGCATGCGTGGCGGTCCGAAAGGGCTGCGCATTACCGATGTCGCCGCGCAGGCCGGGGTCGCGCCGATTACGGTGTCGCGTGTGTTCAATAGCCCGGAGACAGTCGCGCCCGAAACGCTCGAACGGGTGCGGCAGGTCGTGCAAAAGCTGGGCTATGTGCCCAATCGCCTCGCGGGCGGATTGTCGTCGGCGCGTTCAAGGCTGATTGCCGCGATCGTGCCGACCATCGCTCACTCGCTGTTCTCCGAAACGATCCAGGTGTTCAGCGAAACGATGTCGCGCGCTGGCTACCAGGTGCTGCTCGCGCTGAGCGGCTACAGCGATTCGAGCGAGGAGGCGCTGCTCGACGCCGTACTAAGCCGGCGCCCGGAAGGCGTGCTGCTGACGGGCGTCGCGCATGCCGACTCGTTGCGCGAACGGCTGCGCAATGTCGGCATGCCGATTGTCGAAACATGGGATATGACGGCGACGCCGATCGACATGCTGGTCGGTTTTTCGCACAACGAGATCGGCGCTGCGGTGGCTGAGCATTTTCTGCACAGGAAGGTGCGGGCACCGGGTCTCGTTTCGGCCAATGACGACCGCGCGCTCGCGCGCCGGGACGGCTTTCGCGCGCGCCTTGCGCGGGCGGGCATCCACGAGATCGCAGAGGTGCTGGTGTCGCCGCCGAGTTCGGTTGCTGCCGGCAAGGCCGCATTGCTGACGCTGATCGAACAGGCGCCGCATCTCGATGCGGTTTTCTGCGGCTCGGATCTGCTCGCGATCGGCGTGCTCGGCGCGGCGAAACGCCTGGGGATGAGCGTCCCATCGCAGTTGTCGATTTGCGGTTTCGGTGACCTCGAATTCGCGACCGAAACCACGCCGCAATTGACGACCGTGCGCGTCGACGGCACGCGCATCGGACTCACGGCTGCACGCTGCCTGCTCGACAGGCTGGCCGGCGTCGAGAAAGACAAAGTGACTGACGTCGGTTTTCATATCGTCGAGCGCGAGACGACCTGA
- a CDS encoding ribonuclease activity regulator RraA produces the protein MTSTDKTVSAAALEQLRHVSTATLTTQLFKRGLRNVFLQGVAPLVKPLPGAPNLVGPAFTLRNIPAREDLDHVGVFQDPDHPQRKAVESAPPGSVLVQDCRGERSVASVGSILALRLAKRGVAGMVSDGPVRDSGTISGLGLPLWCAGASAPLNLAKHHAVDMNVPIACGGVPVYPGDIVVADVDGVVIVPHEMAEEVARDAAEQELMEVFITERIAEGRPLRGTYPPNEDTLAAYAAWRAERQ, from the coding sequence ATGACCTCAACCGATAAGACCGTCAGCGCTGCCGCGCTCGAACAGCTTCGACATGTCAGCACTGCCACGCTGACCACGCAACTCTTCAAGCGCGGACTGCGCAATGTGTTTCTGCAGGGCGTCGCGCCGCTCGTGAAGCCTCTACCCGGCGCACCGAACCTCGTGGGCCCGGCGTTCACGCTGCGTAATATTCCGGCGCGCGAGGACCTCGATCACGTCGGCGTGTTCCAGGACCCCGATCATCCGCAGCGCAAGGCGGTCGAAAGCGCGCCGCCGGGCAGCGTGCTGGTCCAGGATTGCCGGGGTGAGCGTTCGGTGGCGTCGGTGGGTTCGATACTTGCGCTGCGCCTTGCGAAGCGGGGTGTCGCAGGCATGGTGTCGGATGGCCCGGTGCGCGACAGCGGCACCATCTCCGGCCTCGGCCTGCCGCTGTGGTGCGCGGGCGCGAGCGCGCCGTTGAATCTCGCGAAGCACCACGCAGTCGACATGAACGTGCCGATTGCCTGCGGCGGCGTGCCGGTGTATCCGGGCGATATCGTCGTCGCGGATGTGGATGGCGTCGTGATCGTGCCGCACGAAATGGCGGAAGAAGTGGCGCGCGATGCGGCCGAACAGGAACTGATGGAGGTCTTCATCACCGAACGCATTGCCGAAGGGCGTCCGCTGCGCGGCACGTATCCGCCGAACGAGGACACGCTGGCTGCCTACGCAGCGTGGCGCGCAGAACGACAATAA